One genomic window of Corynebacterium sp. sy039 includes the following:
- a CDS encoding TerC family protein — MEVNIVTWIITGVVILGFFVFDFFSHVRTPHEPTLKESAWWSAFYVGVACVFGLFLWFTWSEPGNPHQHGLEFFTGYVTEKALSVDNLFVFALIMGSFKVPRKYQQKVLLIGIALALLFRLVFILLGAAVIQAWSDVFYLFGIFLLYTAVKLIIDEIRDEPETDPNDMAVIKMLRKVIHVTPEYHGDALWIRRKGKIALTPLLVALVAIGMIDVMFALDSIPAIYGITSEAYIVFTTNAFALLGLRQMYFLLDGLLDRLVYLPYGLGAILAFIGVKLILHALHENKLPFINGGNSVSVPEIETQYSLIVIVGILAIAVVASLMKTKAQQKKTA, encoded by the coding sequence ATGGAAGTAAATATAGTGACATGGATTATTACGGGGGTAGTAATCCTTGGGTTTTTTGTATTTGATTTTTTCAGTCATGTGCGTACTCCACATGAACCAACTCTGAAAGAATCAGCATGGTGGTCAGCTTTTTATGTTGGTGTTGCATGCGTTTTTGGCTTGTTCCTATGGTTCACCTGGTCAGAGCCGGGTAATCCGCATCAACATGGACTTGAATTTTTTACCGGCTACGTCACCGAAAAGGCACTAAGCGTAGATAATCTTTTTGTTTTTGCGCTTATTATGGGGTCTTTTAAGGTGCCACGTAAATATCAGCAAAAAGTCTTGTTGATCGGTATTGCACTTGCTTTGCTGTTCCGTTTGGTCTTTATTCTTCTTGGTGCGGCGGTCATTCAAGCCTGGTCTGATGTATTTTATCTTTTTGGTATTTTCTTGCTATACACGGCGGTCAAACTTATCATCGACGAAATTCGTGATGAACCAGAAACTGACCCGAATGATATGGCTGTGATCAAGATGCTACGTAAAGTCATCCATGTCACCCCTGAATATCATGGAGATGCCCTATGGATTCGCAGAAAAGGAAAAATAGCACTTACTCCATTATTGGTGGCATTGGTGGCGATTGGCATGATCGATGTGATGTTTGCGTTGGATTCTATTCCAGCTATTTATGGTATTACTTCTGAAGCCTATATCGTGTTCACCACTAATGCGTTTGCGCTTTTGGGACTTCGCCAAATGTACTTTTTACTCGACGGTTTGCTAGACCGTTTGGTGTATTTACCTTATGGTCTGGGCGCAATCCTTGCCTTTATTGGTGTGAAACTTATTTTGCACGCATTGCATGAGAACAAACTCCCATTTATCAATGGCGGTAACTCAGTGAGTGTTCCAGAAATTGAGACACAGTATTCTCTTATTGTGATTGTTGGGATTTTGGCGATAGCGGTAGTGGCGTCGTTGATGAAAACGAAAGCTCAGCAAAAGAAAACCGCATAG